Below is a window of Banduia mediterranea DNA.
ACCCGGAATGGCGTTTCGCCTATGGCCGCGAAATTCCGGTGCTGCTCGATCCTCACGGCCAGGCTGTTTGCCGCAGCTTTTTCAACGTTGCCGAAGTCCAGGCGCGCCTCAATGAAATCGATGCCGGAGCCGATTGACGTGCTTCCTTTATACTGTGCGGCCTTTTTCGCCTATCCAGAGAATTGCCCTTCCGGGCCCCCATGAAGCAGGCCAATATCCGCAATTTCTCGATCATCGCCCACATCGATCACGGCAAGTCCACGCTCGCCGACCGCTTCATCCAGCTCTGCAAGGGCTTGACCGAACGCGAGATGCAGGCGCAGGTGCTCGACAACAATCCGATCGAACGCGAACGCGGCATCACCATCAAGGCGCAGGCCGTGTGTCTGCAGTATCCGGCCGCGGATGGCGAGATCTATCAGCTCAATTTGATCGACACCCCCGGTCAC
It encodes the following:
- a CDS encoding glutaredoxin family protein, which produces MNPTWLLLGRPECHLCEAFEAELSQAFPALPLERACVDDDPEWRFAYGREIPVLLDPHGQAVCRSFFNVAEVQARLNEIDAGAD